The nucleotide window aatttttttgggcctcaataGGTATAAAGTTTGGCAAAGACACacttatgttttcttttgcattATAAAATCCCAATTCTCAAAAATGTGCTTGGTGGAATGAAAGAGTCCAAGTCTTCAAAGTCAAGTCATCCATGCTTCCACTACGatataataaaaatcatgGAACAGAGCCATGGAAATTCTAAGTGACCACTTAAAGTTTGGTTTCGTTCTGTCGGAGAGTTGCCTTCCAAACCCTACCTGAAtccccaattttttatttaaaaaaaaaaaaattattctacATTATAACActtaaattttactttttattatcattcaaatcaattacattcaattgaattataaaattcaactCAATGACTCAAAATAATCtccattcaatttgaaaaaactaaataaatattatattaaatagTGATTGAttgtattatattataatttacatattcattacttaaaaataaatatattacttATTGGGCCTAGTAGGGGGATGAGGATAACAATACCATCCGTGGCTCCCAACTTGGAATTTTTAAAAGGGAATTTACCATATAAGGATAAATAGGAGGACAGGAAGAAAAAATAGTACAATGccttcaaataagaaaaagcgGGTTATTATGCCCATGTCATTTTCCGAAAAGTGACATTGACTGTGGGtgcattttttgttaaaataattgttggaaaaatatgtaataaaatgaagccaaaaaaaaacatggacaACCTGCCCAATAGTAACATCCAATAGTTTATTGTTCAAGAGTGACATTCATTGATGTTCCATTTAAAATGGACCGGCTGCGGCAGaggaaaattttaattgtttgtaCTTATTAGACAATCTAAGGCTTGAAGTGGACTTTTAaatcatttttcctttttaaaattcgGGGATCCCATACCCACCCCTGATTTTTCCCCGAAATCTCCCCCCATTAAGGTTGGAAACCCAGCCCACGGGGGTTTATGCCATCCCTTCAAGAAAGAGGGAGCACTATGTGAACGTGCAAACTAAAGTCTAACTGAGTTGTATCCATTCATATAAAAAACTCATATCCACCATGATATGTTATAAATCCAACAAAATAACTATAGACTTATTGCTTGATGTACTGTATAGACTTATTGTGATAGCAATCAGTTTAATACAAAGAACTTGTATTAAATCAATGAGCTTTTACCGTAAGAGAGGCAATATGATCATCTCCATTAAAGGAACTTTTTATCTCAAATTCGGGGGTTCACACTGGAAAGGCATTTCAGTTCTGAAAAATGTGGTTTTGACAGAAAGGGCTTTATTGATTTCACACTGGAAAGGTAAAGACTCACCCACTTTGGTGCATTAAAGAATTAAAGAATCCCACTTTGTCATTCATGAAAGGTAACCactataaataattaatgctTGTATCTTGAGATATCAGACAAGCAACCGGATTTCCATGCATGCATTCTTTGGCTgtgctttatctttttcttaaatagTTGTGCTTCTGCGTCTTGATCATGACTCTAACTAACATTGATCATGAGAAGCAAATATACTGCTTCAAAGTCTTCTATGCATTTCTTGTGGTGCTTTTACTACACATGAACAATCCTTGCATTGGATGCAGTGAGAGGGAACTGCAAGCCCTCCTTGCATTCAAACAAGGCCTCGTGGATGACGACAATCGCCTCCTTTCATGGGCCGGAGTCTACTGCAGCAACCACACTGGCCATGTTGTTAAGCTTGATATTGGAGGCCAATGTTTGCAAGGTACGATTAGTCCAAAACTCGCTGAGTAGCAGGATTTGGAGTATTTGAATCTTAGTTTGAATAATTTCCGTCCTAGCCAAATTCCAGATTTCATTGGATCTTTGAGCAATTTAAGATACCTCGATCTCTCTTATGCAAATTTTGGAGGTGAAATTCCATATCAACTTGAAAACCTGACACACTTGGAATATCTCGATCTCAACTCGGATGGATTTATTTCTGCAAAAAAACCTCAATTGGCTCTCTAATCTTTCTTGTCTAAAACACTTCGACCTCAGTTCTACTAATCTCACCGGTGTCGTTGGTTGGCTGGAAGCAGTTAATATGCTTCCTAACTAAGAAACTTGATACTACCAGACTGTAATCTTCATCCTCCAATTATATCCTCTGTTTCTGTTATGAACTCTTCTAAATCTCTTGTTCGTGTCGATCTCTCCTACAACAATCTTAACTCTTCAATCTTTCAATGGCTGTCCGGTACTCATACCAACCTTGTTGATCTTGATCTATCTGGGAACAATTTAAATGGTTCCTCAATTCCTGATGATTTCGGAAACATGAGCTCTCTTGCATCTCTTACTCTCTTTGATAGCAGACTTAAAGGGGGGGATCCCAAATTCGTTTGCCAAGTTATGTAGGTTGCGAGAGTTATACCTTGGGAATAATAGCCTTAGTGGACAACTTTCAGACATTATTGACATATTGTCTAAATGCACTCAAAACACGTTAGAGCATTTGGATATCTCTGATAATCATGGCATCATGGGTTCAGTGCCTGATCTCACGAAATTTTTATCATTGAAATACTTGATTCTCGGGGGCAATAAATTAAGTGGAAGAATACCTGAAAATATTGGACAGATGTCCGAGTTGGAGGTTATTCATTTTGGTGGGAATTCTTTGGAAGGAGTGATTTCAGAAATTCATTTCTCGAAACTTTTCAAATTAAAGTATTTGGATTTATCCTCTAACTCTCTAGTTTTAAACTTCCATTTGTTTACACCATAgtgaaccgagcagacccagcatcaaagcgactagcaccaaggcagccacgccttctcccctgccgaaggaagacacacttccgaggtgccagacactTGCGGAAGCTCCCaactgccaaacctaatccccaggacacgtgtcgccaccacgacgacttgcacaaagtcccacattggaactttgtgcaaacctcctactttcacttccctataaatagggaataGTACCCAAGTAAAAAGGGTAACGACTCTctcacttttactgttactctgccaaagTTACCACCtataactgacttaggcatcggagagccttcggccagcaccacaccggtgtccgaagcttaacgatcGCTTCTACCAttttgtcttctgcaggtCTCCCACCAACCTATTTCACCAAGGGTCTCAGCCCtcttccctgctgaagacACCTTATAtctcatcactaagttggactcaatattggccggcccattttgagcatcaacagtttggcgccgtctgtgggaaacTCGACACTAGAATCCCCTCTTTCTCTATCAGCCCAGCTGGCTCCTTCACCCATCAGGGCCGGTCACCTCTTCTTCACCCCACACTCTGCTATGCCGACCGAGGATAGCCGCGATACCCAGCATCATACCCCCCGCAATGGTACTTCCCGAAGGAAATCTTCGGGAGATGCCACTCTCCAGGCAGAAGTGGAGCGCCTCCGCGACAGTATTACTAAAATGTCGGAGAAATACGAGCATCTTCATTGCCGGAATGCTGAGCTAGAGCATGACTATCGTGCTCTAAAGCGGAATCAAGAGAGGACTCGCGCCAAGGATGCCCAACAAGACCTCACCCAGAACGTTGGGCATACTCAGCCGAACCAGCCAGTACATTCCAGCCACAGTGCCCCGGCCCAATCTACGCTTCGCAAGGATAAAGACCACCTTCATCCGAAGCTAACCCAGTCGCGACTCCTTTGCGTTCCCCCACCGAAGGACCGGCCCCATGAACCAGTCAGGATCTACCAAGATTGCAGGGATCGCATCTCGGACCGTCAACCAGGACCGATCCCTATCCCTGTCAACCTCGAAGACCCACGGGTGACACACATGGGCCCTTCGCCAGGCCCCGTCCGCATACCCGACGAGGAAGGTGTCGGGGACTCGGATAGTTGGGAATTCTATAATTCGGAGGCCTGGCCAACTTACCACACCGAGGCGCGGGAAGATTGGGAACATTCCCCAGCCCCTGTCTGCCCCGTCCCCAGGCCATTGGCACCCGAAACTCTTCCTCATGCCGACCCGGCCATGAGGCTTCTCTTTGAAAAGGTCCGGCGTCTGAAGAGCGAACAGCATCGCAGCCATCAACCCCTCTGGGTAAAACCGCGACCGGGGCCCTTTACTGAACATATCCTCCACTACCATCAGGAGAAAGATATCCAGCCACTCCGCATCGCCTTCTACACTGGCACGGAGGACCCTCTCACTCACATCCACTCCTTCCAATCTGCCCTTGGGTGCAAAGGCCTCACTGATGAAGGCATGTGCCTCTTCTTCCCTTCCACCCTCAGCAGCGCGGCCCTGAATTGGTTCTATAGGCTCCACCCCCGCACCATCAACTCATTCGATAATCTCAAGCAGATGTTCCTGGATCATTTTATGATCCAGACTGATCGCCTATACTCTGCCGACGACTTGTATATGCTTCGGGAGGCTGAGGACGAACCCCTTCGGGAATATGCAGCCCGGTTCAGTCACGAATACTCTCGCTGCCCGGATACTGATGATCGAGCTGCCTTCGGCGCTTTTAAGAGCGGCCTCTGCGAGTCCAACTTCCGCTACCTGGTTCATAGCAACAGTTGGAACACATATACAGAGCTAATGAAACAGGCAGCGATCCATGCTAAGGCTGAATACTTCAATTCCAAGCATGGCCCAGCCAACCTGGCGCGCAACACTTTCGCCGATCTTCCACCTGCTTCAGCACCAGCTTTAGCCCCACCTCAGCATTCTACCCCGACCCCGAGTACCCAGGGTAACCAACAACCAAAACGGAAGGATAGCTACCAGCATCCTTTCAGCAATAACAAACGTGGCAAACATggcaaccaccaccactctaGCGGAGGCAACCCTCCCAAGACTGATGATCGGGCCCCACTTCCCCTCACACCCAGGCCCAGGTTCGAGGTTTTTACTACCCTCAACACCACCTATGAGAACGTCCTGGTGCGTGAAGCCCCCATCATCCCCAAGCCACCCCCCCAGAGACCATCCAGCAAGCCTATGCCAAACACGGGGGTCTTCTGCCGCTTTCATCAATTCAGCGGCCATGACACCGAATCTTGTGTTGCGTTGCGCAACATAATTGAGGGGCTCATCTGTGAGGGAAAGCTGGACAACTATGTGCATAACATACCACCCCCGCCTAACCCTCACCAACGACAGATCAACATGATCTCCACCATCAGTGGAGGTCCTACCTTGGCTGGCacctccaacaactccatcaaacattatgtccGCTCCACCTATGCGCACCAGGTCTTCAGCACCGAGCAGGGACGCTTGCCGAAGACCCAAAGGTCTGGCTGGGCCCCCATTACCTTctgcgaggaggaggagcttgGTGTTATCCTCCCCCATGATGATCCACTCATTATCCATGCTGACATTTCTAACTTCGACGTTGGGCGTATCCTGGTGGACACTGGCAGCTCGGTCAGTGTGATGTTTGCTAACGCCTTCAATGAACTCCAGGTCCCGTCTCACCTACTCGACCGAAGCATCACACCCTTTGTGAGCTTCTCGGGTGATGTGGTCCAGCCCATTGGCAGCATTCATCTCCCTAAATCAATTGGGGCCGCACCCCAACGGATGACGATCACTACCCCCTTCCTTATCGTTGATTGTCCCACAGCCTACAACGTCATCCTCGGCCGCCCAGCCTTGGCCCAAATGAGGGCTTTTATTTCCACGCATATGCTGCTGTTGAAGTTCCCTACACCTAATGGCCCAGGCACGGTGCGCGGCGACCAACTCGGGGCCCGAAGCTGCTATGCTTCAGCAGTCAAATCCACCAATCGCCAACATAGGAGTGAGGCCCTTGCGGTAACCATGGCGCCCGCCCCTCCTCAAGCTGGCACCGACCCACCTGAGGACCCAAGGGAGGAGTCTATCACACAGCAGGCCGAACCCGTGGAAGACCTAGAGCTGGTTACCCTCCATGACGATATCCCGGATCGACAAGTCCGGATCGGCACCTCCATCTCGCCAGAGCTTCGCTCTGACCTGGTCGCCTTCCTCCGCCTCAACTCCGAAGTCTTCGCATGGTCCTACaatgacatgcctggcatatCACCAGACATCATATCCCATAGGCTTAGCGTCAATCTTGCCGTCCGACCAGTCCGACAGAAGCATCGCGCTTATGATCCCGAGCGCTATGAGGCCATGAGGGCGGAGGTGGATCGATTGAGTAGTATCGGATTCATCAAGGAGGTTGACTATCCTACATGGCTGGCCAATGTCGTGATGGTCCGTAAACCAAGAAAGGGCTGGCGCATGTGTGTCGATTACACCAACCTTAATCGGGCCTGCCCAAAGGACAGCTTCCCCCTACCCCGCATTGACCAACTAGTCGACGCCACAGCGGGCCACGCCCTCCTtagcttcatggatgcttaTTCAGGTTACAACCAGATCTTCATGCACCCCGAAGATCAGGCCCACACCTCTTTCATTACGGACCGCGGCCTCTACTGCTATAAGGTGATGCCCTTTAGCCTCAAGAACACCGGGGCTACTTATCAGCGTCTGGTGAACCACCTCTTCGCCCCACTGATTGGCAATACCATGGAGGTATATGTCgatgacatgctagtcaagaGTCGCACAGCTGACCAACACATCCCTAACCTCTCTGCCATGTTCACCATCCTGAAGCAGTACAACATGAGGCTCAACCCCACTAAATGTGCATTCGGGGTGGCTTCCGGCAAATTCCTTGGCTTCATGATCAGCCAGAAGGGTATTGAGGCCAATCCAGAAAAGATCCAGGCCATCTTAGACATGACAATACCTAAGACGGTCAAGGATATCCAAAGCCTTATAGGGCGTGTCGCAACCCTGACCAGATTTATCTCCAAAGCCACTGACCGCTGCGCCCCATTCTTCAAGGCCCTTAAGGGCACCAAGCGAAACATCACCTGGACTGCTGAATGCGACACGGCTTTCAGCGAGCTCAAGGAGTATATGGGCCGGGCCCCTTTATTGTCAACCCCTGAGCACGGAGACATCCTCGTGATTTATCTCTCCATCTCAGTTTCGGCAGTTAGCTCTGTGCTCATCCGATCAAAAGATAACGCGGAACACCCAGTGCATTATGTTAGTAAGGCGTTTCAAGATGCCGAAGTTCGGTACCCAGACATCGAAAAATTGGCGTTCGCCCTGGTCGTCTCGGCTAGACGCCTCCGACCATATTTCCAAGCTCACACCATCCATGTCTTAACCAACCAACCGCTCCGACAAGTGTTGCAGAAACCAGAAACTTCTGGGAGGCTGGTTAAGTGGGCCATTGAACTGGGCGAGTTTGATATTCATTACAAACCCCGCCCGGCTATAAGGGGGCAGGCCGTTGCTGACATCTTATCCGAATTCACGGAGCCCCAAGCTTCAGCAGCTACCCAGCTCCTAACCGAACCCAATCTCCCTCCGAGCCAGGACCAAACCGCCAGCAAAAGCACTTTCGACCTGACCCAGCCCCTATGGACCTTATTTGTGGATGGCTCTTCTAATGCCCAGGGGTGTGGGGCCGGCCTTGTTCTCGTCTCCCCAGACAAGGTTGCCCTCGAGTACGCCCTCcgcttcaaattccaagcctCCAACAATGAGGCCGAATATGAAGCACTCTTAGCTGGTCTTTGACTAGCCAAAGAGATGGACGCTAAACAAATTCAGATATTCAGCGACTCACAGCTCGTTGTCCACCAAGTCAACCAGGACTTCACGGCCAAGGATGCCTCTATGACGGCTTACCTCCTGCACGCCCGACACTTGCTGGCAACCTTCCACGCCCACTCTATAAACCAAGTGCCACGCTCTGAGAATAGCCATGCCGATGCCTTAGCCAGGTTGGCATCAGCCTTGGAGCAGGGAATAGGTCGCCACATCCACATCGAGTTTTTGGACCAGCCCAGCACACAAGCCCCACTCATCTGCACCATTGATCATAGCCCTACATGGATGGACCCCATCCTCCAGTTTTTGCAGAACCAAACACTACCGGCTAATTCAACCGAGGCACGACGCGTTCGCCATCGCTCTGCCCGATATCTGATCATTAACGGCTCCTTATACAAGCGGGGTTTCAGCCTTCCTTACCTCCGATGCCTGACTCCAGATGAGGGTCACTATGTCCTCCGCGAAATCCATGAAGGCATCTGCGGCAACCACTCGGGCGCACGCTCGTTGGCTCATAAGGCAATCCGCCAAGGATACTTCTGGCCTTCACTCCACACTGACGCCCAGGCCTTCACCTAGAAATGCGACACATGTCAGAGATTCGCCAACATTCCACAACTCCCGGCAGAACCATTGACGGCCATGGTCAGTCCTTGGCCATTTGCCCAATGGGGACTGGATCTCATTGGACCGATGCCAAAGGGCAACGGCCAAGTCAAATATGCGGTTGTGGCCgtagactacttcaccaagtggGCTGAGGCCGAGGCCTTGGCCACCATCACTGCGGCCCGCATCGAAACCTTTGTGTGGCAAAGTATTGTATGTCGCTTTGGCATCCCCAACTCCATCGTCACAGACAATGGCCGGTAATTTGACAATGCCAAATTCAAAAGATTTTGCTCTAACCTCAAGATTCGTCTGTGCTTCGCCTCCCCAGCCCATCCTCAGTCCAATGGCCAGGTCGAAGCCgtgaacaaaattatcaagaagaccctcaagacaaaacttgacaaagccaagggctgctggccagaactactccCGGAAGTACTCTGGTCCTACCGCACCACCTTCCGCACATCCACCGGTGAAACGCCGTTCTCCCTATCATTTGGAACCGAGGCCGTGGCACCGGTAGAGATTGGCCAGCCCACATACCGAACCTCCACTTACGATGCCAAGGCCAATGACGAGCAGTTAGCCCTCAACCTCGACTTCATTGACGAGCTCCGTAACCAATCAAGCATGCGCAATGATGCGTACAAACAACGCATCGCCAAGTACTACGACTCCCGAGTCAAGCCCCGCGCTTTCAAAATGGGGGACTGGGTCATGCGCAAAGTTTCCTTGGCTACCAAAAATCCAACCGAAGGTACCCTCGGCCCTACATGGGAAAGTCCTTAtgagattatcaaaatctgcCTCCCCGACACCTATCAGCTTCGCGATCCCACAAGCAAGACGCTGCCTCATCCCTGGAACGCTGATCACCTCAAGTACTACTACAAGTAAACATATCAAGACCCTAGGACAATACTTTGGTCCTGAGCATTTACTTTAAGGTAGAAGTAAACATATCTAGACCCTAGAACTCTTGTACCTTCTGCCTTTCGGTACCTATTTAAATGAAACGCCTGACTCCGGCTCATTTTCATGCATTCACATGGCTATTATTTTACTAGCACAATTGATATTACATAACAAGTCTCATATCATAAATCAAAACAACCTTGCTCCACGCAAGGCAAATTGTTCAtacaaagcaaaaataaacaaccttGCTCCGCGCAAGGCAAAGTGTTCTAACAAGATAGCTAGAATACATCAGCTATAATACATAACGAAGGCAACGCCTTCAAGACTCGGTAGAAGGGGCATCCTCAGTGGCCGGCTCCACCTCTGGTGTCGGGACACTAGCATCAGCAGGAGGACTCTGTGAAGGAGGCTCGCCACTCGTATCAAAGTTAATCTCAACCGAGGGGTTGAACCTAACTAGCCTATCTTCCCAGCGAAGCTGCTCATCCACTAGTCGGTCCATGATGTAGCTCTTCAGCTCCTCTGAGGTTCGGAAGGACTCGATCGCCTCGACTCGGGCAGCAGCCACCTCCTCGGCCTTCGACCTCTTcagctcctccacctccttggCCAGGGCCGCCTTTTGCAACAGCAGGGCGTTCTTCTCTCGGATGGCCTCCTGCGCCTCCGCCATCTTGCTCTTGGCCAGCTCATCACGCCTCTTCAGCCTCTGGATCTCTTTATCTGCCTTGGCCATGCTGACATACATCTCGCCAAaggcctgcaaaacaaaacaacatcaGTCAACCCAAACAAGaataatccaaaaaaaaatttcacaaaagaagGCCTAAACTTACATAGGCAGAGGTGAGGATCGTCTTTTGGGCCCGATCAATGAAGGAAGAGGCTGGGGTTCTCGCCAGAGCCTCGGGATCACTCTTCACGCCTTCCAGGAAGACGTTAACCAAGGGCACCTCCTGCCGGTGCATAGCTAAGTTCACCTCCTTCTTCTGCTGGCGTAGCCTGCCGAAGTCCACCTTCTCCACCCCTTCAGCAAATACGTCCTCTATGCCAAAGGGGAGCTTTGGCGGCGCCTGCAGATCAAAAGGTGGAAGTCTCGGCCCCGACCCCATCACATGCTGATGAGCTTCCTCCAAGGCTTTCTTCTTTCCCAGCACGTCAACAACCCGACCCTTATCATCATCTCTTGGGCGTTTCCCAGCACCCTTCTCTGCCTTCTTGGCCCGAGACTCCCTCAGCCGCTTCTGCATCTCAGCATCATCAATATCCACTGCCACCTTCGTGCTCCCTCTTATAATACCCGCC belongs to Prunus persica cultivar Lovell chromosome G4, Prunus_persica_NCBIv2, whole genome shotgun sequence and includes:
- the LOC109948690 gene encoding putative leucine-rich repeat receptor-like serine/threonine-protein kinase At2g24130, producing the protein MTLTNIDHEKQIYCFKVFYAFLVVLLLHMNNPCIGCSERELQALLAFKQGLVDDDNRLLSWAGVYCSNHTGHVVKLDIGGQCLQDCNLHPPIISSVSVMNSSKSLVRVDLSYNNLNSSIFQWLSGTHTNLVDLDLSGNNLNGSSIPDDFGNMSSLASLTLFDSRLKGGDPKFVCQVM
- the LOC109948692 gene encoding uncharacterized protein LOC109948692, whose amino-acid sequence is MQKRLRESRAKKAEKGAGKRPRDDDKGRVVDVLGKKKALEEAHQHVMGSGPRLPPFDLQAPPKLPFGIEDVFAEGVEKVDFGRLRQQKKEVNLAMHRQEVPLVNVFLEGVKSDPEALARTPASSFIDRAQKTILTSAYAFGEMYVSMAKADKEIQRLKRRDELAKSKMAEAQEAIREKNALLLQKAALAKEVEELKRSKAEEVAAARVEAIESFRTSEELKSYIMDRLVDEQLRWEDRLVRFNPSVEINFDTSGEPPSQSPPADASVPTPEVEPATEDAPSTES
- the LOC109948691 gene encoding uncharacterized protein LOC109948691; this translates as MPTEDSRDTQHHTPRNGTSRRKSSGDATLQAEVERLRDSITKMSEKYEHLHCRNAELEHDYRALKRNQERTRAKDAQQDLTQNVGHTQPNQPVHSSHSAPAQSTLRKDKDHLHPKLTQSRLLCVPPPKDRPHEPVRIYQDCRDRISDRQPGPIPIPVNLEDPRVTHMGPSPGPVRIPDEEGVGDSDSWEFYNSEAWPTYHTEAREDWEHSPAPVCPVPRPLAPETLPHADPAMRLLFEKVRRLKSEQHRSHQPLWVKPRPGPFTEHILHYHQEKDIQPLRIAFYTGTEDPLTHIHSFQSALGCKGLTDEGMCLFFPSTLSSAALNWFYRLHPRTINSFDNLKQMFLDHFMIQTDRLYSADDLYMLREAEDEPLREYAARFSHEYSRCPDTDDRAAFGAFKSGLCESNFRYLVHSNSWNTYTELMKQAAIHAKAEYFNSKHGPANLARNTFADLPPASAPALAPPQHSTPTPSTQGNQQPKRKDSYQHPFSNNKRGKHGNHHHSSGGNPPKTDDRAPLPLTPRPRFEVFTTLNTTYENVLVREAPIIPKPPPQRPSSKPMPNTGVFCRFHQFSGHDTESCVALRNIIEGLICEGKLDNYVHNIPPPPNPHQRQINMISTISGGPTLAGTSNNSIKHYVRSTYAHQVFSTEQGRLPKTQRSGWAPITFCEEEELGVILPHDDPLIIHADISNFDVGRILVDTGSSVSVMFANAFNELQVPSHLLDRSITPFVSFSGDVVQPIGSIHLPKSIGAAPQRMTITTPFLIVDCPTAYNVILGRPALAQMRAFISTHMLLLKFPTPNGPGTVRGDQLGARSCYASAVKSTNRQHRSEALAVTMAPAPPQAGTDPPEDPREESITQQAEPVEDLELVTLHDDIPDRQVRIGTSISPELRSDLVAFLRLNSEVFAWSYNDMPGISPDIISHRLSVNLAVRPVRQKHRAYDPERYEAMRAEVDRLSSIGFIKEVDYPTWLANVVMVRKPRKGWRMCVDYTNLNRACPKDSFPLPRIDQLVDATAGHALLSFMDAYSGYNQIFMHPEDQAHTSFITDRGLYCYKVMPFSLKNTGATYQRLVNHLFAPLIGNTMEVYVDDMLVKSRTADQHIPNLSAMFTILKQYNMRLNPTKCAFGVASGKFLGFMISQKGIEANPEKIQAILDMTIPKTVKDIQSLIGRVATLTRFISKATDRCAPFFKALKGTKRNITWTAECDTAFSELKEYMGRAPLLSTPEHGDILVIYLSISVSAVSSVLIRSKDNAEHPVHYVSKAFQDAEVRYPDIEKLAFALVVSARRLRPYFQAHTIHVLTNQPLRQVLQKPETSGRLVKWAIELGEFDIHYKPRPAIRGQAVADILSEFTEPQASAATQLLTEPNLPPSQDQTASKSTFDLTQPLWTLFVDGSSNAQGCGAGLVLVSPDKVALEYALRFKFQASNNEAEYEALLAGL